A part of Phoenix dactylifera cultivar Barhee BC4 chromosome 2, palm_55x_up_171113_PBpolish2nd_filt_p, whole genome shotgun sequence genomic DNA contains:
- the LOC103695960 gene encoding NDR1/HIN1-like protein 1, whose amino-acid sequence MPQGTTKRSTAMSPSAANPARLLCSAILVFILLAGITALILYLVYRPSRPHFSVLSTAIYQLGNGTASAAVPATAITTTMQFTVLIRNTNERASIRYDRLSAYVTYHDQAITAPAPLPPLYQERDSAVAVSPVLGGGPVPVSGDIAAGLMTDEAYGVVALRLVMLGRLRYKSGPFHSAWYGMYVRCDMLLGAKKGVSGQVPLLGTPDCDVDI is encoded by the coding sequence ATGCCTCAAGGCACCACGAAGCGGAGTACGGCCATGTCTCCTTCGGCTGCCAACCCCGCCCGCCTCCTCTGCTCCGCCATCCTCGTCTTCATCCTCCTCGCTGGCATCACGGCCCTCATCCTCTACCTCGTCTACCGCCCCTCTCGCCCCCACTTCTCTGTTCTCAGCACTGCCATCTACCAGCTTGGCAACGGCACAGCCTCCGCCGCCGTTCCCGCCACTGCCATCACCACCACCATGCAGTTCACCGTCCTCATCCGCAACACAAATGAGCGTGCCTCGATTCGCTACGACCGCCTCTCGGCCTACGTCACCTACCACGATCAGGCCATCACCGCGCCGGCCCCGCTGCCGCCGCTGTACCAGGAGAGGGACAGCGCGGTGGCTGTGTCGCCGGTGCTCGGTGGGGGGCCCGTGCCGGTGTCGGGGGACATCGCGGCAGGGCTGATGACTGATGAGGCCTATGGGGTGGTGGCCTTGCGGCTGGTGATGCTCGGCCGGCTCAGATACAAGTCCGGGCCGTTCCACAGCGCATGGTATGGGATGTATGTAAGGTGCGACATGCTGCTTGGCGCCAAGAAGGGAGTCAGCGGGCAGGTCCCGCTGCTCGGCACGCCGGACTGCGACGTCGACATCTGA
- the LOC120109982 gene encoding uncharacterized protein LOC120109982, producing MRMALNAKNKLGFIDGSLSKPTSNTAEIQVWERCMDMVLSWLLNSIDKSLINTIIYCNSPREVWLDLEERFSHSNNPRVFKLKRDIYTLNQGNLSLMAYYNTIKGYWDELAALQTNPICSCGGLKELHSVQETEKVFQFLMGLNESYTSICSQILAMEPLPTVAKISVHANLILKVEEEDDHNVTIVEKLVIGRIHVTKS from the exons ATGCGGATGGCCCTCAATGCCAAGAATAAACTTGGTTTTATCGATGGATCTCTTTCCAAACCAACTTCTAACACTGCAGAAATTCAAGTCTGGGAGCGTTGCATGGATATGGTGCTTTCATGGTTGCTAAACTCGATTGATAAATCTCTCATCAACACCATCATCTACTGCAACAGTCCAAGAGAAGTCTGGCTTGATTTGGAAGAACGATTCTCTCACAGCAATAACCCACGGGTTTTCAAGCTTAAACGTGATATCTATACTCTCAATCAAGGTAACCTCTCACTTATGGCTTATTATAATACCATTAAAGGATATTGGGATGAACTGGCAGCACTTCAAACGAATCCGATCTGTTCTTGTGGTGGTCTGAAAGAGCTCCATTCGGTCCAAGAAACCGAGAAGGTGTTCCAGTTTTTGATGGGGCTCAACGAGTCTTACACTTCTATCTGCAGCCAAATTCTTGCCATGGAACCTTTACCCACT GTcgccaaaatttcagttcacgCCAATCTAATTCTAAAGGTAGAGGAAGAGGACGACCACAATGTGACCATTGTGGAAAAGCTGGTCATTGGAAGGATTCATGTTACAAAATCATAG